The genomic segment ttgcacacacacagtatgcatAGTGGAATGACGCACCTTTCTTTCTGATATATTGTCCTGGTGAACAGCTTCTGTGTTTTTGGCAGGCTTTGCATCCAGAGGATGATGGATCCAAACAGTAAAACCCTTCAATACATGTGCAGATAGTATCGGAGAAAACTGTGCATTCCCGGACTACTGTCAACCCCAGTTCTGTAGAAAACAACACATCAAATACAGGGGTATTCTTATTGACTTGCTTAACATGAACATATTGAACAAGTATAGAAAACAGTAAgaagcggggttctgaaaaatatagctttatatAGTGtttctacagctgtttaaataacgtacctgtcatatttcttttcattgttaacatcatttttgacaactttttacacttataactttaaagtctgtttcaaagctcttttcagaatgtccaCTCTAGTacactgaggtttgagatctgtcctccagtctaaaaaaaaaacgttaacaagagctctggcttttctgttccgtaccacctcatggatcgttactgctgtgtcacctgtttgacaatgcgggcaataatcctgacactatcagtgcactagagcagacattttgaaaagagctttcaaacagacttttaaaaagttgtcaggatgttaacaatgaaaaagatACAGAGTTTGACTGGATTTAATTAGCATGCTGATTGAAGATTGGAAGAACCACACACAATGTACTCAATGCAAAAGGCTAATCTAAGATGGAGCAAATAAAGGTCGAGGATATTCTTGTGAGAAACATAATCCTTACCTGAGTCACATAGTTTACACCCATAACATCTGTCTAGACCATTTGGTTTCTCAGTATAGGTCGACTCCATACAGGGGATGCATGATGTGCTCAAGTCCTGGGTACAATGCCGATAAACTCGCGTTCCTGGtgcaaaatgcaaacaaacaattAGTTTCCAATATTAAATGTGTTAAGATGTTGCATCAAACAATGGTAGGCTGTCTGTTTACACTACACACAGCACTTTGATAGCAGTACACAACTGTgcaaaactataaatatatagtttaaaaacataGGCTAACTGCCTACTAACAGaagttgggagaaaaaaaaaactgccatccTTAAATTGTCCTGTTAGAGTCCGATAGAGAAATCTCTTCAGAAACATcacaaaggtttttatttttttattttttgttgttccaCCACTGTATCTTAAAGCAGCtatacaacaacaataaatacaacaataatcTGATAGTCCTTAAATGATTTTagatataaatatttgttttccccAACAGGCTGTCTGACATCCTTGTCTTGCTTATTATAAATTGGTctgtatgttattatatatattattgtttatgGTAGCCATGCAGTATTACAGTAAGTGCCCATATACAGGCTAAAGCAATACTGCATTAAGATTCAGTGTAAAGAGTTTGGATTGTCTACCTACCTGCTTGGCACATTGGGCAGCACTGTCCTTCTATATAATATTCTGCATCCTCGCAAGCATGTATTTTTGGAACAAATGCCAAaagtaatatatactgtactttgacctaaaacacacacaaatatggtTATATTTCAGTAAGGAGAAAACAACTTAACAGTGCCTCATGAATTCACTGTGAAAAGATCAGTTCTTTTCAACATTtgcttgtaaaagtttactgctgtatttttgcacagtatttttgcagtttacagtagtttgccatgttttaatatgcttcagCATGCCTCGTTATTCTTTACAGTAtttacctctgctttaccatgctctcaTTATGtttatgcattgtatttttatttgattttgtaataCATGTTGTTTATACCTCTTTCCTAGTGCTTGGATAACTACGTGTCAGTTAAACTAGCTACACGATGAATTATTTGTAACCTTTAGAAAGGTCTTACCAGTCCTCTTAAAAAGATGTGCCGCGGAACAAGGGCTCTGCTTCCTGCAGCTCTCGCAAAcattactttgtttgttttgtgtagaaACATCATCGCAGCCAGAGGATGAATTTGTGCTGTTGTGCAGTTTCAATCGTCACCTGTGTgcataaaacacatttcataaaATGTTAGACTAGACTAATACTGAATTGTTCTTTCTatctaattaataaatacaatacaaaatattgttGGTTTATTACACGGTAATAGTAGCCCCCTGACAAGTGCTAAATAACAACTAGGAGAGTAAGGACgcaatgcatgtctttgttttggTCAAGGACAGCAAGGGGGAGCTCTCACTACTTGGCCCAACAGTACCTACCTAGACTTCTGCGCCAGTACTCTAGTGTCGACTCAGGAAGGAGAACACAGGTAAAACGCAGTTCACATTGCagaaatacatctttaaataaatCAAGTATATGTGATATATCTTGACTTTTCAAATATATAGACTGTAACACGTTCATAATACATATATCAATTACTGTTAGCAAACTAATATCGATTTGTAATGAACCTGGCACAATTAGGCAGGATTATATTACTATTTGAGTTATATGGTAAATTGactttgttcatttttgtatttagttattcAGCTATTCTCTTTAACTGTGTTTAATTGTCTTGTTTTTCCTGTGCGCTTATTTTtctgtgatgtttgcagtcattccaATGGGTGCTCTTCTTATTTCCCTTCATAGCATTAAAAATAGACATTCCCCTTGTGATCTGCCGTCAGCTTCACTGTCACAGCAGCATTTTAATGAGAAGTGAACGACGCTGAGTTGTTAAATCAGACGCCAAGTCAGTAGTTTCAGTTCTATTTTAATAAGAAATAGCATGCCGaatatgtactgtactgcagtttaaatgtttaaaaacaacttaTCATATTTCACATGCTTTGTTAAAATCGAAGAAAGCTTGTTGAAGTGAATGAAGTCATGTCAGTATATCGAAACTGATTTAAAATTGATTACGGGGGTTGTCTTATAGAATTATTGTCCATGACCCTTCTGGAAAGCCGTTGAGGACATTATTTGTCTCTATGTCCTCCCCCAGGAATACCATCAGCTACTGTTTTTGATGCACACCCAAAGAATCTCTGTTTCAAATGGTATCTGTCTCACATTTGCTATTGATGTCTTGTGTATATTCACATGGTCAAAgcagcattgttttgtttcttttataaaataGGGATGCccccatgccaaaaaaaaaaattaaacttgtaGTGCGTTGTGTGTTGTAAGTGCAGGGAAGTTCCCTGAGCAATCCATTTGAAAGACCCGTGAACACGACAGTGACTGTCACAGGTTCCCCTCTTATCACACTGCCATCCTGTCTGTCTTGCTTCAGGGAGTACCTAGAAGTGCTGCCCAGTCCAGTACTTTCTATCATGTAAGCtgtcatgtttatttttcaaagtaaaaaaaaaatatatctacagTTGGATCAAATGTGTGTTGAATTCCTACCGGGTACactgcagtgcctatagaaagtctacacccccttgaactttttccacattttgttgtgtcagtgcctcagagtttcatgcatttaaattaagattttttttctacttatctacagaccatactccacactgttaaggggaaaaaagtttgtattgagtttttattgtttttattaaaaaattatatattaaaaatacaaaactgaaagatcataattggataagtctccactagtcttaatacttggtggaagcacctttggcaacaattacagctgtgagtctgttgggataggtctctaccaactttgcacacctagatttggcaatatttgaccattcttctttacaaaactgttcaagctctgtcaagttccttggggagcgttgatagacagcaatcttcaagtcatgccacaaactttcttttggatttaggttggggctctgactgggcctgtcatggacatttacctttttgttccttagccactccagtgtagctttgggtgtgtgctttgggtcattgtcatgctgaaaactgaacttccgtcccagtttcagctttcttgcctagggcagcaggttttcctcaaggacttctctgtactttactccattcattttcccttctatcctgacaagtgccccagtccctgccagtgaaaacatccccataacatgatgctgccaccaccatgcttcacagtagggatggtgttctttggttgatacgctgtgttggatttgcgccaaacataacgctttgcatttaggccaaaaagttctattttagttttgtcagaccacaaaacgttttgccacatggctacagaatctcctgagtgtttttttggatacttcaaatgggattcaaagtgggctttcttgagtaatggcttccttcttgccaccctaccatacaggtcagatttgtggagtgtttgggatattgttgtcacatgcacactttgaccagtcttggccataaaagcctgtagctcttgcaaagttgccgttgggctcttggtagcctctctgatcagtctccttcttgctcggtcatccagtttggagggacggcctgatctaggcagggtcttggtggtgccatacaccttccacttcttaataatcgtcttaaccgtgctccaagggatattcaagccctttgatatttttttatacccatcccttgatccgtgcctttcaacaactttgtcccagaatttttttgtaaagctccttggtgctcatggttgagtctttgttttgaaatgcactacccagcagagggaacctacaggaactgctgaatttaacctgaaatcatgtgaatcactataatttaacacagatggaggccacttaacttggtgtgtgattttgaaggagattggttacacctgagctaatttaggattgctattacaaggggggtggacacttatccaaccaagctatttcagttttttttttttttttttattaattttcaacAGATTTTCTACAATATCTTTTtctcttggaagttgtggggtgggggatatataaataaatgggaaaaaaactatgttaatgcattttaattccaggctataagacaacaaaaggtgaacattttgaaagggggtgtagactttctataggcactgtatatatatatatatatattaccatataacttcaatttggtgccgccctcgaattaaagacgccctcgtattgacgccacagtcatatatcagcattataatagaggccgccctcgaataaacgccgctatcaataaagaaacattttattctccccctactaaaaaaaacacacagtaaacaaataaaggcgcaacactgactatgttcATGTAACTCCCCTGAAGAGACGGGAGCcccaatctagcacgtaaattacaaactaatgtacacacacatagtaagcacattgtattttatggtagtacagttctgaaagaaaatccaagataaactacgtacagaacagcagtccttctgaggttcttacaggtggttttgttgttttttgttcaattgcaattcccgtacaaataaaaacaatgtgcttactatctatgagaagatttagttttggtttctcttgcagagaaattacaaacaagcaagttacagtgagaaaaataaTCGAGTAAGATATATTGTAGTTTCTACAGAAATCAAAACTGATCTTcggaggtaatttttggtgcagaaaaacaattAAAGTCACATTCTTAGATTTAACTACCACACCAACATTGTCCcgcccttaacaaccaatacacattcctgattcgctggtacaatACTGTTGACCTTCCAACTttcacctaataggctctcggtaaccgtcactgataaatgtactgtagtgaaagtaggttagccacacacgctgctaaatacaggtaggctaccgcattacagaaaataagcaaccgctatacttctaaaatgtcataaatcatgtaataaaagattgcagcgtttgaaaatcgtagtattattaataaaggtcacccTCGTATAACggccgccctcttttaagcgccgCAGTCAATCTTAAAGACTGATCTTTATCCATAGCTGTAAAACTGTCAATGATGGTTTAGTAGAAATCCTAAAATGTACTTGTAGAATTATATGACAAACATGTTGGCTTGGAATATCTTTCTTAGTGTCTTCAATATACATGACCTAAGGTATACTTACAGTTATACATCAACAGCATGAAACTATGTTGTTTGATTAGATAGAGGAGAAGgaatataaaatattatcaattgCACAAACCTGTATCTGATGTCCAGTAAGCCAATTCAAGTAATTCTATTCACTGTACAGGAGTCTGCTCTCTGAGAAATGGGAAGCCCAATAAATACAAAAGGGAAACATCTCTGGTAGTTGAATGATAACAATATTGTATTATTCTATCACTTTCATTTTGTATAAAAGTATAGGACACAGGGACGTGATGTGCAGAATAAAAcattccagtttaacacaccagaGTTCACCCTTACACAGTGGGCAGATACACTCCTGCTAAGTCGACTGcgagagaaggaaaaaaaagagaagctttatattttaaaccagTATGTTCACAAAACCCACCAAAAAGCAAGAAGGGATAAATCCTGGCAGCTATTCTAGGGACTTTCCaaaatgtttcactttcatttttaGTCAGGTTAATCTGGACTTTCacataagaaataaacacataacttAAAAAATTCAGAGTGCAAACTAATTATTGTTACATACCTGTTTAAAAGGTAATGATACAATTTTATATGAATAATTACAATGAAACAGTGTCATGAACCAGACAATGCCACTTGAAGGTGGCATGCGGTGCTATTATGCactgttgtgttaaatgt from the Polyodon spathula isolate WHYD16114869_AA chromosome 28, ASM1765450v1, whole genome shotgun sequence genome contains:
- the LOC121301738 gene encoding tumor necrosis factor receptor superfamily member 14-like; amino-acid sequence: MMFLHKTNKVMFARAAGSRALVPRHIFLRGLVKVQYILLLAFVPKIHACEDAEYYIEGQCCPMCQAGTRVYRHCTQDLSTSCIPCMESTYTEKPNGLDRCYGCKLCDSELGLTVVRECTVFSDTICTCIEGFYCLDPSSSGCKACQKHRSCSPGQYIRKK